A stretch of the Puniceicoccus vermicola genome encodes the following:
- the cas2 gene encoding CRISPR-associated endonuclease Cas2 produces MDSPQFKMGWLVVAFDLPVTEKEARKAYTDFRKYLLRDGFQMIQFSVYARPMVTHSRMQTHIRRVEKEIPPNGSVRAWYVTQAQWQRSLVIYGKPAEKQPAEGLPEQTIFW; encoded by the coding sequence ATGGACTCCCCCCAATTCAAAATGGGCTGGTTAGTTGTCGCTTTCGACCTGCCAGTCACTGAAAAGGAAGCCCGTAAAGCTTACACGGACTTTCGCAAATACCTGTTGCGGGACGGATTCCAAATGATACAGTTCTCAGTGTATGCGAGGCCAATGGTCACCCACTCCCGAATGCAGACCCATATTCGACGCGTGGAAAAAGAAATTCCACCCAATGGAAGCGTTAGAGCTTGGTATGTCACCCAAGCTCAGTGGCAACGAAGTCTCGTCATCTACGGCAAACCAGCCGAAAAACAGCCCGCAGAAGGCCTTCCGGAACAGACAATTTTTTGGTAA
- the pyrF gene encoding orotidine-5'-phosphate decarboxylase: MSNDPTAATKNLCDIIVALDVPAKEEATHILDRLEDRPKCVKIGLQLFTRYGPSLVEAIASRGCKIFLDLKLHDIPNTVAHAIESLAHLPIELLTIHGLGGPAMIRAAAEARDRTGSSMKILAVTILTSMDEEQMSAVGLQDSPKEGAKRLAKMALAAGADGIVCSALEVETMREEFGPEPILVVPGIRPSGFEKGDQKRVMTPGEAAKAGSTHLVIGRPIVKAADPVLVYDQITEEIAATTK; the protein is encoded by the coding sequence ATGAGCAACGACCCAACAGCCGCTACCAAAAACCTGTGCGACATCATCGTCGCCCTCGATGTCCCTGCCAAAGAGGAGGCCACCCACATCCTCGATCGACTCGAGGACCGACCCAAGTGCGTCAAGATTGGCCTCCAACTCTTCACCCGCTACGGCCCAAGTCTGGTCGAAGCCATCGCTTCGCGCGGATGTAAGATCTTCCTCGACCTCAAGCTCCACGACATTCCCAACACCGTCGCCCACGCGATTGAGAGTCTCGCCCATCTTCCAATTGAATTGTTGACCATCCACGGACTGGGAGGCCCGGCCATGATTCGCGCCGCCGCCGAAGCCCGCGACCGCACGGGTTCATCCATGAAGATTCTCGCAGTGACGATTCTTACTTCGATGGATGAGGAACAGATGAGCGCCGTCGGTCTCCAGGACTCCCCGAAAGAGGGAGCCAAACGTCTGGCCAAGATGGCTCTCGCAGCCGGCGCGGACGGTATCGTCTGCTCGGCCCTCGAGGTCGAGACGATGCGCGAAGAATTTGGCCCGGAGCCGATCCTCGTCGTCCCCGGCATTCGACCTTCGGGTTTTGAGAAAGGTGACCAAAAGCGGGTCATGACCCCAGGTGAAGCCGCCAAAGCGGGCTCCACCCACTTGGTCATCGGCCGTCCCATCGTCAAAGCTGCCGATCCGGTCCTCGTTTACGACCAGATCACGGAAGAAATCGCCGCCACAACCAAATAG
- the ispD gene encoding 2-C-methyl-D-erythritol 4-phosphate cytidylyltransferase: MMPSHSRPLGSARPSGVRAILLAAGKGTRMKGAVDDKILVPIEGKSSFRRSFDTFLSSAIFDGIVVVYRDLEQKERLAAELADTSADGDLPPVKWAQGGSLRQDSVFEGLATAGIDTEYAFIHDCARPLVKAEDIERLFERVVQDKAASLARPVTDTIKRVNRRRTNSRKCVLKEIDRRGCWSMETPQAFEYNLIFDAYQKARQDTVVYTDDTSVASAAGVRITLVEPSFPNPKITRPGDLALAAFLVRNPDLIQKEPE, from the coding sequence ATGATGCCGTCCCACAGTCGGCCCTTGGGAAGTGCCCGTCCCTCCGGAGTCCGCGCCATTCTTCTCGCTGCCGGAAAAGGCACTCGGATGAAAGGTGCGGTCGACGACAAGATTCTTGTGCCCATCGAGGGCAAAAGCAGTTTTCGCCGCAGTTTCGACACTTTTCTCTCCAGTGCGATTTTCGACGGCATCGTCGTCGTTTACCGCGATCTCGAGCAGAAGGAAAGACTAGCTGCTGAGCTCGCTGACACTTCCGCTGACGGCGATCTCCCTCCGGTCAAGTGGGCCCAGGGCGGATCGCTCCGTCAGGACTCCGTCTTCGAAGGGCTCGCCACTGCCGGAATCGACACCGAGTACGCCTTCATCCACGACTGCGCTCGTCCCCTCGTCAAAGCCGAGGATATTGAGCGTCTGTTCGAGCGGGTCGTTCAGGATAAAGCCGCCTCGCTGGCACGTCCGGTCACCGACACGATCAAACGGGTAAACCGTCGCCGGACGAATTCCCGCAAATGCGTGCTTAAGGAGATCGACCGCCGCGGATGCTGGTCAATGGAAACTCCGCAAGCCTTCGAGTATAACCTGATCTTCGACGCCTACCAGAAAGCACGGCAAGATACCGTGGTCTATACGGACGACACTTCCGTCGCTTCCGCAGCAGGGGTCAGAATCACTCTCGTCGAACCCTCATTTCCCAATCCCAAGATCACCCGTCCTGGGGATTTGGCTCTGGCCGCCTTCCTCGTTCGCAACCCGGATTTGATCCAAAAGGAGCCGGAATGA
- the ispF gene encoding 2-C-methyl-D-erythritol 2,4-cyclodiphosphate synthase: protein MSLPPFRTGLAYDVHRFAPERPLVLGGVTIPDAPGLDGHSDADCLTHAASDAILGALALPDIGFHFPPGDPSCLNIDSQKILAFAAEKAAELGYKIGNLDVMIIAEKPKISPWTGKMRERLAATLGIGTDQVGIKATTNEGLGSIGRGEGISAMATVLLYRE, encoded by the coding sequence ATGAGTCTCCCCCCATTTCGCACAGGCCTCGCCTACGACGTCCACCGGTTCGCTCCAGAGCGCCCACTGGTTCTGGGCGGTGTCACCATTCCCGACGCTCCGGGCCTCGACGGGCATTCGGACGCTGACTGCCTGACCCACGCGGCCAGTGACGCCATCCTCGGCGCCCTCGCCCTCCCGGATATCGGCTTCCACTTCCCCCCCGGCGATCCTTCCTGCCTCAATATCGACAGCCAGAAGATCCTCGCCTTTGCGGCGGAAAAGGCCGCGGAGCTCGGATACAAAATTGGCAATCTCGACGTCATGATCATCGCCGAGAAACCCAAGATCAGCCCCTGGACCGGAAAGATGCGCGAGCGCCTCGCCGCAACCCTCGGGATCGGAACCGACCAAGTCGGCATTAAGGCCACGACCAACGAGGGCCTCGGCTCAATCGGCCGCGGCGAGGGTATTTCCGCCATGGCGACGGTGCTGCTGTATCGGGAGTAG
- a CDS encoding VOC family protein, which produces MKINEIAFTCYPVTDMKRSRAFYEGVLGLTVTMDSETEGAHWVEFDIGSGTLAIGRAPGMVPSENGGSVGLEVDDFDAAIAELKDAGVEIHFGPIETPVCFMAFVRDPDGNSVGIHKRKPGHS; this is translated from the coding sequence ATGAAAATCAACGAAATCGCCTTCACTTGCTATCCCGTAACCGACATGAAACGCTCCCGCGCCTTTTACGAAGGGGTTCTTGGGTTAACCGTTACCATGGACAGCGAAACGGAAGGTGCTCATTGGGTCGAGTTCGACATTGGCTCGGGAACGCTGGCGATCGGTAGGGCCCCCGGCATGGTTCCCAGTGAAAACGGCGGTTCGGTAGGCCTCGAGGTCGATGATTTCGATGCAGCGATCGCCGAACTCAAGGATGCTGGCGTAGAAATCCACTTCGGCCCCATCGAAACACCCGTATGCTTCATGGCATTTGTCAGAGATCCCGACGGGAATTCTGTGGGAATTCACAAGCGCAAGCCAGGTCACTCTTGA
- a CDS encoding lytic transglycosylase domain-containing protein — translation MHHLARLSCYFRAKVLVHGMIFGIRALGLSFFSLSSLSLLGQTPEISREQVDQVVDLALDMGQAWQNGELPDLAFTPDELQGLATQLQTALESNQLDDLASFEAMIPQMMLALSQTENGRHYVAWLLQRYDYAVVANWSRQEAAEVVEQSETQPTPEQVEEFRDDYVMDLRVWRHRIAERQAPQPAPGLLPLVKGKFAEKGVPTELIWLAEVESSFDPEAISPVGAKGLFQFMPATAEWMGLEVTPDDERVNASKSASAAAKYLRYLYGRFESWPLVFAAYNAGEGRVRRLMREQSATDFNGIAAVLPSETRMYVPKVLATIELREGVNPSQIAAPSE, via the coding sequence ATGCATCACCTCGCTCGACTCTCTTGCTATTTTCGAGCCAAAGTGCTTGTTCACGGCATGATTTTTGGAATTCGCGCCCTCGGGCTTTCATTTTTTTCCCTGTCTTCCCTTTCTCTTCTCGGCCAGACCCCCGAGATTTCCCGTGAGCAGGTCGATCAAGTCGTCGATTTGGCTTTGGATATGGGGCAGGCTTGGCAAAACGGAGAGTTGCCCGACCTCGCCTTCACGCCGGATGAATTGCAGGGATTGGCGACACAATTGCAGACCGCCCTGGAGTCCAATCAACTCGACGACTTGGCGAGCTTCGAGGCGATGATCCCGCAAATGATGTTGGCCCTGTCTCAGACCGAGAATGGTCGTCATTATGTGGCTTGGCTGCTCCAGCGATACGATTATGCCGTGGTTGCCAATTGGTCGCGACAGGAAGCGGCCGAGGTCGTCGAACAATCCGAGACGCAACCGACCCCCGAGCAGGTGGAGGAGTTTCGGGACGACTACGTCATGGACCTGAGAGTTTGGAGGCACCGGATCGCGGAGCGTCAGGCACCTCAGCCCGCGCCGGGGTTGCTGCCTTTGGTCAAAGGCAAATTCGCCGAGAAAGGCGTGCCGACCGAGCTCATTTGGCTGGCCGAGGTGGAGTCCTCCTTCGATCCGGAAGCGATCAGTCCTGTCGGTGCAAAGGGCCTTTTCCAGTTCATGCCAGCGACGGCGGAATGGATGGGGCTGGAGGTGACGCCCGACGATGAGCGAGTCAACGCCTCGAAAAGTGCCTCGGCCGCAGCGAAGTATTTGCGTTACCTCTACGGGCGTTTCGAATCCTGGCCGCTTGTCTTTGCCGCTTACAACGCGGGGGAGGGCCGGGTGCGGCGATTAATGCGGGAGCAATCGGCGACTGACTTTAATGGCATCGCCGCCGTGTTGCCCTCGGAAACCCGGATGTATGTGCCGAAGGTGCTCGCAACGATCGAGCTACGGGAAGGGGTGAACCCCTCGCAGATTGCTGCGCCAAGCGAATGA